Proteins encoded in a region of the Prunus persica cultivar Lovell chromosome G4, Prunus_persica_NCBIv2, whole genome shotgun sequence genome:
- the LOC18778489 gene encoding beta-(1,2)-xylosyltransferase has translation MNNRNLLLLKILLFLFALNSLSLCLYFTSHSRTLTPSQTDTQARHSLSLNRLPLTDQNRHPYRYSKPWPILPSYLPWSQTTQVPFRSCEAYFGNGFTNRVDLLKPKKDLTLNRMGWFKCWFSETLRSSVCEGGGLRMDPGKIKMSRGGEILEEVIGRGEEEELPEFQTGAFQIDGGDGISGEDQRLVTQEFLDEYVPHGEIVKHTMRELIGSVRIVPTTELQCNEWIEEPTLLVTRFEYANLFHTFTDWYSAYVASRVTGLPNRPHLVFVDGHCRASLEETWKALFSSLRYAKNFSGPVCFRHLILSPLGYETPLFKGLNEDINCHGASAPDLWQHPDDQKTARLSEFGEMIKAAFGFPVHRHRIEKPASGHNVLFVRREDYLAHPRHHGKVESRLSNEQEVFDALKSWVSNHKECKINLVNGLFAHMSMKEQVRAIQDASVIIGAHGAGLTHIVSAMPKTVILEIISSQYRRPHFALIARWKGLEYHAINLEGSFASPPVVIDKLNNIMRSLGC, from the exons ATGAACAATAGGAACTTGTTACTGCTGAAGATCCTTCTGTTTCTCTTTGccttaaactctctctctctctgcctctaCTTCACTTCTCACTCCAGAACATTAACTCCAAGCCAAACCGACACCCAAGCCCGCCATTCTTTGTCCCTGAACCGCCTCCCCTTAACAGATCAAAATCGCCACCCGTACCGCTATTCGAAGCCATGGCCTATTTTGCCCTCTTACCTCCCTTGGTCTCAGACAACCCAAGTTCCCTTTCGCTCCTGCGAGGCCTATTTTGGCAATGGGTTCACTAACAGAGTCGATCTCTTAAAGCCCAAGAAGGATTTGACCTTGAATCGCATGGGTTGGTTCAAGTGCTGGTTCAGTGAGACCTTGAGAAGCTCAGTATGTGAAGGAGGGGGGCTCAGAATGGACCCAGGGAAGATTAAAATGTCAAGAGGTGGTGAGATTTTGGAGGAGGTCATTGggagaggagaggaagaggagcTGCCTGAGTTCCAAACCGGTGCCTTTCAGATAGACGGAGGAGATGGGATTAGTGGAGAGGATCAAAGGCTTGTGACCCAAGAGTTTCTTGATGAGTATGTGCCTCATGGTGAGATTGTGAAACACACCATGAGAGAATTGATTGGGTCTGTTCGGATCGTGCCCACCACAGAGCTTCAGTGCAATGAG TGGATTGAGGAGCCAACACTTCTGGTGACACGCTTTGAGTATGCAAATCTTTTCCACACATTCACGGATTGGTATAGCGCTTATGTAGCTTCAAGAGTCACTGGCTTACCTAATCGACCTCATTTAGTCTTTGTAGATGGACACTGTAGG GCATCTCTGGAAGAAACATGGAAAGCATTATTTTCTAGCCTTAGATATGCTAAAAACTTTAGTGGTCCAGTTTGTTTTCGTCATCTTATTCTCTCACCTTTGGGATATGAGACTCCACTATTTAAGGGGCTGAATGAAGATATAAATTGTCATGGTGCATCTGCACCCGACCTGTGGCAACACCCTGATGACCAGAAAACTGCGCGATTATCAGAGTTCGGTGAAATGATTAAAGCCGCTTTTGGATTTCCAGTGCATAGACATCGTATTGAGAAGCCAGCCTCAGGTCATAATGTCCTTTTTGTTCGACGTGAAGATTATCTAGCCCATCCACGTCATCATGGTAAAGTTGAGTCGAGGCTAAGTAATGAACAAGAAGTGTTTGATGCCTTAAAGAGCTGGGTATCTAATCATAAGGAATGCAAAATAAACCTTGTGAATGGACTGTTTGCACACATGTCCATGAAAGAGCAAGTCCGGGCCATTCAAGATGCTTCTGTTATTATTGGTGCTCATGGTGCAGGTCTCACACACATAGTATCTGCAATGCCAAAAACCGTGATTCTGGAGATTATTAGTAGTCAATATAGACGGCCACATTTTGCATTAATTGCCCGGTGGAAAGGGTTGGAATATCATGCCATTAATCTTGAGGGGTCATTTGCCAGTCCACCAGTTGTTATTGACAAGCTTAACAACATAATGAGAAGTCTTGGGTGCTGA
- the LOC18779405 gene encoding ribonuclease P protein subunit p29, translating into MAGEPVVEDQQRQRTLKALERRFEAAQAELDLQKKKTVKRPKTEEAGKKSHIPTSSVVDSSAKSSNASASSSTPSKKGAFTFSGYVNSQDIDESGPTYAKLSQSVHENLLTTNVEVSGRKESKVDKVLHELLQSGDSAQKYMQGSRSKRIDNWILLDNYVQGRGVLTGSRARALQIHSKRSKKCMSIKQLKKHGLFDLPQDFHCFDKFKPMHEMWKDYIVQLLKTTGKNQLAQCLLTADLHGAIISVAECKVTSYTGVSGIMIRETAETFGIITQDDKFRVVPKRFSVFIFQVDCWKITLHGDKLTSRNLSL; encoded by the exons ATGGCTGGTGAGCCAGTCGTTGAAGATCAACAACGGCAACGAACTTTGAAAGCATTGGAGCGAAGGTTCGAGGCTGCCCAAGCTGAACTTGatttacaaaaaaagaagactgTAAAAAGACCAAAAACCGAGGAAGCTGGAAAGAAATCGCATATCCCAACTTCTTCGGTTGTTGATTCTTCAGCAAAGTCATCCAATGCATCAGCCTCAAGTTCAACGCCATCAAAGAAAG GGGCTTTCACTTTTTCTGGTTATGTTAATTCACAAG ATATCGACGAAAGCGGTCCAACGTATGCAAAACTCTCTCAATCTGTACATGAGAATCTGCTGACAACCAATGTTGAG GTCTCTGGTAGAAAGGAGAGTAAAGTTGATAAGGTTTTGCACGAGCTTCTTCAGAGTGGAGACTCGGCTCAGAAGTACATGCAAGGATCCAGAAGCAAGAGAATTGACAATTGGATCCTCCTTGACAATTACGTGCAAGGACGTGGCGTTTTGACTGGCTCTCGTGCCAGGGCGTTGCAGATTCATTCAAAGCGCTCGAAAAAATGCATGTCGATCAAGCAGCTAAAAAAGCATGGATTGTTTGATTTGCCCCAAGATTTCCATTG CTTTGATAAATTTAAGCCAATGCATGAGATGTGGAAAGACTATATTGTGCAACTTCTGAAAACTACTGG GAAGAATCAGCTGGCTCAATGTCTTCTTACTGCAGATCTACATGGTGCTATTATTTCAg TTGCTGAGTGTAAAGTAACTTCCTACACCGGAGTGAGTGGTATCATGATTCGTGAAACAGCAGAAACATTTGGGATAATTACACAGGATGATAAATTCAGAG TGGTGCCCAAaaggttttctgtttttatatttcaagTTGATTGCTGGAAGATTACCTTGCACGGGGACAAACTCACTTCAAGAAACTTGAGTTTGTGA